The Pseudomonas sp. G2-4 genome window below encodes:
- a CDS encoding DUF6124 family protein, whose product MVKPSPNPPQSGHKSRVEALEEKKLEDAANRALDYYLNPKPASPPEPDKDQLFIVSPHIDTETLLANASEDLLSISTIAADLADDVDDSRRCIALAISRMADGVQLLVERALDHLETKGMAAPDAKG is encoded by the coding sequence ATGGTAAAGCCTTCACCTAATCCGCCACAAAGCGGCCACAAATCCCGCGTCGAAGCCCTCGAAGAAAAAAAGCTCGAAGACGCCGCCAACCGTGCCCTCGACTACTACCTCAACCCCAAGCCAGCCTCACCGCCGGAACCCGACAAAGACCAACTCTTCATCGTCTCCCCCCACATCGACACCGAAACCCTCCTGGCCAACGCCTCTGAAGACCTGCTGTCCATCAGCACCATCGCCGCCGACCTGGCCGACGACGTCGACGACTCACGCCGCTGCATCGCCCTGGCGATCAGCCGCATGGCCGATGGGGTTCAGTTATTGGTCGAGCGGGCGTTGGATCATTTGGAAACCAAGGGGATGGCGGCGCCTGACGCCAAGGGGTAA
- the gabD gene encoding NADP-dependent succinate-semialdehyde dehydrogenase, with protein sequence MQLKDTQLFRQQAFIDGAWVDADNGQTIKVTNPATGEVLGTVPKMGAAETRRAIEAADKALPAWRALTAKERANKLRRWYELLIENQDDLGRLMTLEQGKPLAEAKGEIVYAASFIEWFAEEAKRIYGDVIPGHQPDKRLIVIKQPIGVTAAITPWNFPAAMITRKAGPALAAGCTMVIKPASQTPFSALALVELAHRAGIPQGVLSVVTGSAGDIGGELTSNPIVRKLSFTGSTEIGRQLMAECAKDIKKVSLELGGNAPFIVFDDADLDKAVEGAIISKYRNNGQTCVCANRLYIQDSVYDAFAEKLKVAVAKLKIGNGLDDGTTTGPLIDGKAVAKVQEHIADAVSKGATVLSGGKAMEGNFFEPTILTNVPNNAAVAKEETFGPLAPLFRFKDEAEVIAMSNDTEFGLASYFYARDLGRVFRVAEALEYGMVGVNTGLISNEVAPFGGIKASGLGREGSKYGIEDYLEIKYLCLGI encoded by the coding sequence ATGCAGCTTAAAGACACCCAGTTGTTCCGCCAGCAAGCCTTTATCGATGGCGCTTGGGTCGATGCGGACAATGGTCAGACAATCAAGGTCACCAACCCGGCAACGGGCGAAGTGCTGGGCACCGTGCCGAAGATGGGCGCTGCCGAAACCCGCCGGGCGATTGAAGCCGCCGACAAGGCGCTGCCAGCTTGGCGTGCACTGACCGCCAAGGAGCGCGCCAACAAGCTGCGCCGCTGGTACGAATTGCTGATCGAAAACCAGGACGACCTCGGTCGCCTGATGACCCTGGAACAAGGCAAGCCACTGGCCGAAGCCAAGGGCGAAATCGTCTACGCCGCTTCCTTCATCGAGTGGTTCGCCGAAGAAGCCAAGCGCATCTACGGTGACGTGATTCCCGGCCACCAGCCTGATAAGCGCCTGATCGTGATCAAGCAGCCAATCGGCGTGACCGCGGCCATTACCCCGTGGAACTTCCCGGCCGCGATGATCACCCGCAAGGCCGGCCCGGCCCTGGCCGCCGGTTGCACCATGGTCATCAAGCCTGCTTCGCAAACCCCGTTCTCGGCCCTGGCCCTGGTGGAACTGGCGCACCGTGCCGGCATTCCGCAAGGCGTGCTGAGCGTGGTCACCGGCAGCGCCGGTGACATCGGCGGTGAGCTGACCAGCAACCCGATCGTGCGCAAGCTGTCGTTTACCGGCTCGACCGAGATCGGTCGCCAGTTGATGGCCGAATGCGCCAAGGACATCAAGAAAGTCTCCCTGGAGTTGGGTGGCAACGCGCCGTTCATCGTGTTCGACGACGCGGACCTGGATAAGGCCGTCGAAGGCGCAATCATTTCCAAGTACCGCAACAACGGCCAGACCTGCGTCTGTGCCAACCGTCTGTACATCCAGGATTCGGTGTACGACGCCTTCGCTGAGAAGCTGAAAGTGGCGGTGGCCAAGCTCAAGATTGGCAACGGTCTGGACGACGGCACCACCACCGGCCCGTTGATCGACGGCAAAGCGGTCGCCAAGGTGCAAGAGCACATTGCCGATGCAGTCAGCAAAGGCGCAACCGTGCTGTCGGGTGGCAAGGCGATGGAAGGCAACTTCTTCGAGCCGACCATCCTGACCAATGTGCCGAACAATGCCGCCGTGGCGAAGGAAGAAACCTTCGGCCCGCTGGCGCCGCTGTTCCGCTTCAAAGACGAAGCCGAAGTGATCGCGATGTCCAACGACACCGAGTTCGGCCTGGCCTCGTACTTCTATGCCCGCGATCTGGGCCGTGTGTTCCGTGTGGCCGAGGCCTTGGAATACGGCATGGTGGGCGTCAACACCGGTTTGATCTCCAACGAAGTCGCGCCGTTCGGCGGCATCAAGGCGTCGGGCCTGGGCCGTGAAGGTTCCAAGTACGGCATCGAGGACTACCTGGAAATCAAATACCTCTGCCTGGGTATCTGA
- a CDS encoding sensor domain-containing diguanylate cyclase, with protein MVDKNLQDSSQPHWPEAAQTLMALMHAQGEVARLSEREQLFSSLLVSVNAVLWAFNWETRQVLYVSPAYERIFGRPAGLVMADFNEWRDAIYPDDQDYAERSLAEVLVKGAVEDREYRIIAADGQIRWLSDKCFINRKAEPGQPVIVVGIAEDITEKKLLESELQRLATTDVLTQSSNRRHFFECAHREFAQARLQGIPMAFLLLDIDDFKVINDTYGHQEGDTVLQKIAESGRSVLRRGDLFGRIGGEEFAAVFPGCAPDMALQVAERLQREIQRLAFRSGDHGFGITVSQGLTSITAEDQSLDSLFARADAAMYEAKRQGKNRIIAA; from the coding sequence ATGGTCGACAAGAACCTACAGGATTCATCCCAGCCTCATTGGCCCGAAGCGGCCCAAACCCTCATGGCGCTGATGCACGCCCAAGGCGAAGTCGCGCGCCTGAGCGAGCGTGAGCAGCTGTTCAGTTCCTTGCTGGTCAGCGTCAATGCCGTGCTGTGGGCATTCAACTGGGAAACCCGGCAAGTGCTGTACGTCAGCCCCGCCTACGAACGGATCTTCGGCCGACCCGCCGGCCTGGTCATGGCCGACTTCAACGAGTGGCGCGACGCAATCTACCCCGACGACCAGGACTACGCCGAACGCAGCCTGGCCGAAGTGCTGGTCAAAGGCGCCGTCGAGGATCGCGAATACCGCATCATCGCCGCTGATGGCCAGATCCGCTGGCTCAGCGACAAATGCTTCATCAACCGCAAGGCCGAACCAGGGCAACCGGTGATTGTGGTGGGCATCGCCGAAGACATCACCGAAAAGAAGCTGCTGGAAAGCGAACTGCAGCGACTGGCGACCACCGATGTCCTGACCCAGAGCAGCAATCGCCGGCACTTCTTCGAGTGCGCCCACCGCGAATTCGCCCAGGCACGCCTACAAGGAATACCCATGGCGTTCCTGTTGCTGGACATCGATGACTTCAAGGTGATCAACGACACCTACGGCCATCAGGAAGGCGATACCGTGCTGCAGAAAATCGCCGAAAGTGGCCGATCTGTGCTCAGGCGCGGAGATCTGTTTGGACGGATCGGCGGCGAAGAATTTGCAGCCGTGTTCCCCGGCTGTGCCCCGGACATGGCGCTGCAAGTGGCCGAACGCTTGCAGCGGGAGATTCAACGCCTGGCCTTCCGCAGCGGCGATCACGGCTTCGGTATTACCGTCAGCCAAGGCCTGACCAGCATCACCGCCGAGGACCAGAGCCTCGACAGCCTGTTCGCCCGCGCCGACGCGGCCATGTACGAAGCCAAGCGCCAGGGTAAGAATCGCATTATTGCGGCTTGA
- the gabT gene encoding 4-aminobutyrate--2-oxoglutarate transaminase, with amino-acid sequence MSKTNASLMKRREAAVPRGVGQIHPIFAESAKNATVTDVEGREFIDFAGGIAVLNTGHVHPKIIAAVTAQLNKLTHTCFQVLAYEPYVELCEKINAKVPGDFAKKTLLVTTGSEAVENAVKIARAATGRAGVIAFTGAYHGRTMMTLGLTGKVVPYSAGMGLMPGGIFRALYPNELHGVSIDDSIASIERIFKNDAEPRDIAAIIIEPVQGEGGFYVAPKEFMKRLRALCDQHGILLIADEVQTGAGRTGTFFAMEQMGVAADLTTFAKSIAGGFPLAGVCGKAEYMDAIAPGGLGGTYAGSPIACAAALAVMEVFEEEQLLDRCKAVGERLVTGLKAIQKKYPVIGEVRALGAMIAVELFENGDTHKPNAAAVAQVVAKARDKGLILLSCGTYGNVLRVLVPLTSPDEQLDKGLAIIEECFSEL; translated from the coding sequence ATGAGCAAGACCAACGCTTCCCTGATGAAACGCCGCGAAGCCGCCGTACCCCGCGGCGTCGGCCAGATCCACCCGATTTTTGCCGAATCGGCGAAGAACGCCACGGTCACCGACGTTGAAGGTCGTGAATTCATCGATTTCGCCGGCGGTATCGCCGTACTGAACACCGGCCACGTGCACCCGAAAATCATCGCTGCCGTGACCGCGCAGCTGAACAAGCTGACTCACACTTGCTTCCAGGTCCTGGCTTACGAGCCGTACGTGGAACTGTGCGAAAAAATCAACGCCAAGGTGCCCGGTGATTTCGCCAAGAAAACCCTGCTGGTGACCACCGGTTCGGAAGCGGTGGAAAACGCCGTGAAAATCGCCCGCGCCGCCACGGGGCGTGCCGGTGTGATCGCCTTCACCGGTGCTTACCACGGTCGCACCATGATGACCCTGGGCCTGACCGGTAAAGTCGTGCCGTATTCGGCTGGCATGGGCCTGATGCCTGGCGGCATCTTCCGTGCGCTGTACCCGAACGAACTGCACGGCGTGAGCATCGACGACTCCATCGCCAGCATCGAACGCATCTTCAAGAACGACGCCGAGCCGCGTGACATCGCTGCAATCATCATCGAGCCGGTGCAGGGCGAGGGTGGTTTCTATGTGGCGCCCAAGGAGTTCATGAAGCGCCTGCGCGCCCTGTGCGACCAGCACGGCATTCTGTTGATCGCTGACGAAGTGCAGACTGGCGCTGGCCGTACCGGCACTTTCTTCGCCATGGAGCAGATGGGCGTTGCCGCTGACCTGACCACCTTCGCCAAATCGATTGCCGGCGGCTTCCCGCTGGCCGGTGTCTGCGGCAAGGCCGAGTACATGGATGCCATCGCTCCAGGTGGCCTGGGCGGCACCTACGCGGGTAGCCCGATCGCCTGCGCGGCTGCGTTGGCGGTGATGGAAGTCTTCGAGGAAGAGCAACTGCTGGACCGTTGCAAGGCCGTGGGCGAGCGCCTGGTCACGGGCCTCAAGGCCATCCAGAAGAAATATCCGGTCATCGGTGAAGTTCGTGCCCTGGGTGCAATGATCGCCGTCGAGCTGTTCGAAAACGGCGATACCCACAAGCCGAACGCTGCGGCAGTGGCTCAGGTCGTGGCCAAGGCGCGCGACAAGGGCTTGATCCTGCTGTCCTGCGGCACCTATGGCAACGTTCTGCGGGTGCTGGTGCCGCTGACCTCGCCGGACGAGCAATTGGACAAAGGCCTGGCGATCATCGAAGAGTGCTTCTCCGAGCTCTGA
- a CDS encoding sulfate ABC transporter substrate-binding protein: MSSIRRYALAALASAVFAGSAVAKDYELLNVSYDPTRELYQDYNAEFASFWKKAHPDDSVKIQQSHGGSGKQGRAVIDGLRADVVTLALAGDIDEIAKLGKSLPLDWQTRLPDASTPYTSTIVFLVRKGNPKGIKDWGDLIKNDVSVITPNPKTSGGARWNFLAAWAYGLKANGGDEAKAKEYVQALFKHVPILDTGARGSTITFVNNGQGDVLLAWENEAFLALKEEGGADKFDIVVPSLSILAEPPVAVVDKNAEKKGNAEIAEAYLKHLYSPAGQEIAAKNFYRPRDKDVAAKYSRQFPKLELVTIDKDFGGWKTAQPKFFNDGGVFDQIYQAQ; encoded by the coding sequence ATGTCGTCCATTCGCCGTTATGCCCTGGCCGCCCTGGCCAGTGCTGTTTTTGCAGGTTCCGCAGTCGCCAAGGACTATGAGTTGCTCAATGTCTCCTACGACCCGACCCGCGAGCTGTATCAGGATTACAACGCCGAATTCGCCAGTTTCTGGAAAAAAGCGCACCCGGATGACAGCGTGAAGATCCAGCAATCCCACGGTGGCTCGGGCAAGCAAGGCCGGGCGGTGATCGATGGTCTACGGGCCGACGTGGTGACCCTGGCTCTGGCTGGCGACATCGATGAAATCGCCAAGCTGGGCAAATCCCTGCCGCTGGATTGGCAAACACGCCTGCCGGACGCCAGCACGCCTTACACCTCGACCATCGTGTTCCTGGTGCGCAAGGGCAATCCCAAGGGCATCAAGGATTGGGGCGACCTGATCAAGAATGACGTATCGGTCATCACCCCGAACCCGAAGACCTCCGGCGGCGCTCGCTGGAACTTTCTCGCCGCCTGGGCTTATGGCCTGAAAGCCAACGGCGGGGACGAAGCCAAGGCCAAGGAGTACGTGCAAGCGCTGTTCAAGCACGTGCCGATCCTCGACACCGGCGCCCGTGGCTCGACCATTACGTTCGTCAACAACGGTCAGGGCGACGTGTTGCTGGCTTGGGAAAACGAGGCCTTCCTGGCGCTGAAGGAAGAGGGTGGCGCCGACAAGTTCGACATCGTCGTACCGTCGCTGTCGATCCTCGCCGAACCGCCGGTGGCGGTGGTGGACAAGAACGCCGAGAAAAAGGGCAACGCTGAAATCGCTGAAGCCTATCTCAAGCACTTGTACAGCCCGGCCGGCCAGGAAATCGCCGCGAAGAACTTCTATCGTCCACGTGACAAGGACGTTGCCGCCAAGTACTCCCGGCAGTTCCCGAAACTGGAGCTGGTGACCATCGACAAGGACTTCGGTGGTTGGAAAACCGCCCAGCCAAAATTCTTCAATGATGGCGGCGTGTTCGACCAGATCTATCAGGCGCAGTAA
- the dibA gene encoding phosphodiesterase DibA, which translates to MTANHRIALRPALLYLVLSVVWLQLVGYLLNSFFDQSADRLRWLLINGYAWVLVSAGLIFLARVRISGFFGKGEPNVDRERLRQAAAVFDCTREGVLVTDRDGLIVHVNRAFMAITGFAREEVLGQRPNLFKSGRHGPAFYRDMFASLATRGEWNGEIWNRRKSGEIYPQWQTIRAIPDENGQVHQYVAVFSDISAIKDSQHELAHLAHHDPLTGLPNRLLFSDRTEQALTSAQLHKRGCALLLVDLDHFKNINDSLGHNVGDELLKGVSERFRGLFAPGVTLARLGGDEFAVLVENCSQPGQAAVLAGRILDALKEPLRLDHQSLFINASIGISLFPGDALNAGQLLRNADSALFKAKSAGRDGYALYTEELTAHAQQRVEIASELRQALERQELRVHYQPVHDLATSRVIGVEALVRWEHPRRGLVSPAEFIPIAERTGLIAQIDAWVMDQACRQMCRWQQAGVVLSFVAVNVSSRLFAHRELYEQVARVLHDTGLAPACLELEVTESAVMEDPEVALEQMHRLRELGVRLAIDDFGTGYSSLLRLKRLPVQKLKIDQGFVAGLPWDEDDVAIVRVIIALARSMGMQVHAEGIEQREQAAFLLGQACELGQGYWFGRPVPAQQLDWDCAPVIA; encoded by the coding sequence ATGACCGCCAATCACCGCATCGCTCTGCGCCCAGCGCTGCTTTATCTCGTGCTGTCAGTTGTCTGGCTGCAGCTGGTTGGCTATTTATTGAACAGTTTCTTCGATCAATCCGCCGACCGGCTTCGCTGGTTACTGATCAACGGTTATGCCTGGGTGCTGGTCAGTGCCGGGTTGATCTTCCTGGCACGGGTACGAATATCCGGCTTTTTCGGCAAAGGTGAGCCCAATGTCGATCGCGAACGACTGCGTCAGGCAGCCGCCGTCTTCGATTGCACCCGCGAAGGGGTGTTGGTGACGGACCGTGATGGCCTGATCGTGCACGTTAACCGGGCGTTCATGGCGATCACCGGTTTCGCTCGGGAAGAAGTCCTGGGCCAGCGCCCCAACCTGTTCAAGTCCGGTCGTCACGGGCCGGCTTTCTATCGGGACATGTTTGCCTCCCTGGCCACTCGTGGCGAGTGGAATGGTGAGATATGGAATCGACGAAAAAGCGGCGAAATCTATCCGCAATGGCAGACGATCCGCGCCATTCCCGATGAAAACGGCCAGGTCCATCAATACGTCGCGGTGTTTTCCGACATCAGTGCGATAAAGGATTCGCAACACGAACTGGCGCACCTGGCCCATCACGACCCGCTGACCGGCCTGCCCAACCGACTGCTGTTTTCCGATCGCACCGAACAGGCCCTGACGTCGGCTCAGCTGCACAAGCGTGGCTGCGCGCTGTTGTTGGTAGATCTGGATCATTTCAAAAACATCAACGATAGCTTGGGGCACAACGTGGGCGATGAGTTGCTCAAGGGTGTGTCGGAGCGCTTTCGCGGGCTCTTTGCGCCGGGCGTGACGCTGGCCCGGCTGGGGGGCGATGAGTTTGCCGTGCTGGTGGAAAACTGTTCGCAGCCCGGGCAGGCGGCGGTCCTGGCTGGACGAATTCTCGATGCGCTGAAGGAGCCGTTGCGGCTCGATCATCAATCCCTGTTCATCAATGCCAGCATCGGCATCAGTCTGTTTCCAGGCGATGCTCTCAACGCCGGGCAATTGCTGCGCAATGCCGATTCGGCGCTGTTCAAGGCCAAGAGCGCCGGGCGTGACGGTTACGCCCTGTACACCGAAGAACTTACTGCCCACGCTCAGCAACGGGTCGAGATTGCCTCCGAACTGCGCCAGGCCCTTGAGCGGCAAGAACTGCGGGTTCATTACCAACCGGTGCACGACCTGGCGACCAGCCGTGTGATCGGGGTCGAGGCGCTGGTGCGGTGGGAGCATCCCAGGCGGGGGTTGGTGTCGCCGGCCGAGTTCATTCCAATTGCCGAGCGCACCGGGCTGATCGCCCAGATCGATGCCTGGGTCATGGACCAGGCCTGTCGGCAGATGTGCCGGTGGCAGCAGGCCGGCGTGGTGTTGTCGTTCGTCGCGGTCAACGTCTCCAGCCGCCTGTTCGCCCATCGCGAGTTATACGAGCAGGTCGCCCGGGTGCTGCACGACACGGGCCTGGCCCCGGCCTGCCTGGAGCTGGAAGTGACCGAAAGTGCGGTCATGGAAGACCCGGAAGTGGCGCTGGAGCAGATGCATCGCCTGCGCGAGCTGGGCGTGCGGCTGGCGATCGACGATTTTGGCACGGGGTATTCGTCGCTGTTGCGGCTCAAACGCTTGCCGGTGCAGAAGCTCAAGATCGATCAGGGGTTTGTCGCCGGGTTGCCGTGGGATGAAGACGACGTGGCGATTGTCCGGGTGATCATCGCCCTGGCCCGGAGCATGGGCATGCAGGTGCATGCCGAGGGCATTGAACAGCGCGAACAAGCGGCATTTTTGCTTGGACAGGCTTGTGAATTGGGGCAGGGTTACTGGTTTGGGCGACCGGTGCCGGCGCAGCAGTTGGATTGGGACTGCGCTCCGGTCATTGCTTGA
- the oscA gene encoding sulfur starvation response protein OscA, with the protein MSASLRSVDGQDEATILREIQSALRDLRFGAVEITVHNAQVVQIERKEKFRLQQPSQKPS; encoded by the coding sequence ATGAGCGCATCCCTACGCAGCGTTGACGGCCAGGACGAGGCAACCATCTTGCGCGAGATCCAGAGCGCCTTGCGCGATCTGCGCTTTGGTGCGGTGGAAATCACCGTGCACAACGCGCAGGTGGTCCAGATCGAACGCAAGGAAAAATTCCGGCTGCAGCAGCCGAGCCAAAAACCGTCTTGA
- the desA gene encoding delta-9 fatty acid desaturase DesA — MWYEGFLGLSPWSLVAVTLLMTHVTIIGVTVYLHRYSAHRSLELNAGLKHFFRFWLWLTTAQNTREWTAIHRKHHAKCETVDDPHSPVIKGLSTVLRKGAELYRAEAENPETLRIYGKNCPDDWIERNLYSRFPLLGVAIMGAIDLLLFGTIGITIWAIQMMWIPVWAAGVVNGLGHAIGYRNFECRDAATNLVPWGILIGGEELHNNHHTYPNSAKLSVRKWEFDLGWAWIQVFSFLRLAKVQRVAPIAHRIEGKGHLDMDTAMAILNNRFQIMAQYRRLVIAPLVKQELEKVDHSVRHQFHRAKRLLSRETSLLDDRHHVRIQNMLEHSQALKVIYEKRLALQQIWVKTSSNGHDMLAAIKEWVHEAEASGIQSLRDFADQLKTYSLRPATA, encoded by the coding sequence ATGTGGTACGAAGGTTTTCTTGGCTTGTCGCCTTGGTCGCTGGTGGCAGTCACCCTGCTGATGACCCATGTCACGATCATTGGCGTCACGGTCTACCTGCACCGTTATTCGGCTCATCGCTCCCTTGAGCTCAATGCCGGCCTCAAACATTTCTTTCGTTTCTGGCTGTGGCTGACCACGGCGCAGAACACCCGCGAGTGGACCGCCATCCACCGCAAACACCACGCCAAATGCGAAACCGTCGACGACCCCCATAGCCCGGTGATCAAAGGCTTGTCCACCGTGCTGCGCAAAGGCGCCGAACTGTATCGCGCCGAAGCGGAAAATCCGGAAACCCTGCGCATCTACGGCAAGAACTGCCCCGACGACTGGATCGAGCGCAATCTCTATAGCCGCTTCCCGCTGCTGGGCGTAGCGATCATGGGCGCCATCGACTTGCTGCTGTTCGGCACCATCGGCATCACCATCTGGGCCATCCAGATGATGTGGATTCCAGTCTGGGCCGCCGGCGTGGTCAATGGCCTGGGCCATGCCATCGGCTACCGCAACTTCGAATGCCGTGACGCGGCGACCAACCTGGTGCCCTGGGGCATCCTGATCGGCGGCGAAGAACTGCACAACAACCACCACACCTACCCCAACTCAGCCAAGCTGTCGGTCCGCAAATGGGAGTTCGACCTGGGCTGGGCCTGGATCCAGGTGTTCAGTTTCCTGCGTTTGGCCAAGGTCCAGCGGGTGGCGCCGATCGCCCACCGGATCGAAGGCAAGGGCCACCTGGACATGGACACCGCCATGGCGATCCTCAACAACCGCTTCCAGATCATGGCGCAGTACCGCCGGTTGGTCATCGCGCCGCTGGTCAAGCAGGAACTGGAGAAGGTCGATCACTCGGTGCGTCACCAGTTCCACCGGGCCAAACGCCTGTTGTCGCGAGAAACCAGCCTGCTGGATGACCGTCATCACGTGCGCATCCAGAACATGCTGGAACACAGCCAGGCGCTGAAAGTGATCTACGAGAAGCGCCTGGCCTTGCAGCAGATCTGGGTCAAGACCAGCAGCAACGGTCATGACATGCTCGCGGCCATCAAGGAATGGGTCCACGAAGCCGAGGCCAGCGGCATCCAGTCCCTGCGGGACTTTGCCGACCAGCTCAAGACCTACTCGCTGCGGCCTGCCACGGCCTGA
- the cysT gene encoding sulfate ABC transporter permease subunit CysT — protein sequence MSRRISPVIPGFGLTLGYTLVYLSLIVLIPLAAMFVHAAQLTWEQFWAIISAPRVLAALKLSFGTALYAAIINGVIGTLLAWVLVRYTFPGRKIIDAMIDLPFALPTAVAGIALTALYAPTGLVGQFATDLGFKIAYTPLGITLALTFVTLPFVVRTVQPVLADIPREVEEAAACLGAKPWQVFRHILVPALLPAWLTGFALAFARGVGEYGSVIFIAGNMPMKTEILPLLIMVKLDQYDYTGATSIGVLMLVVSFVLLLLINLLQRRIETP from the coding sequence ATGTCGCGTCGCATATCCCCCGTCATACCCGGCTTCGGGCTGACGCTGGGCTACACCCTGGTGTACCTCAGTCTGATTGTGCTCATCCCCCTGGCGGCGATGTTCGTGCATGCCGCCCAACTCACCTGGGAACAATTCTGGGCGATCATCTCGGCGCCACGGGTGCTGGCTGCCTTGAAGCTCAGCTTCGGCACCGCGCTGTACGCCGCGATCATCAACGGCGTGATCGGTACGCTGCTGGCCTGGGTGCTGGTGCGGTACACCTTCCCCGGCCGCAAGATCATCGACGCGATGATCGACCTGCCGTTCGCACTGCCCACCGCCGTGGCCGGTATTGCCCTGACCGCGTTGTATGCGCCGACCGGCCTGGTCGGCCAGTTCGCCACTGACCTGGGGTTCAAGATCGCCTACACGCCGCTGGGCATCACCCTGGCGCTGACCTTCGTGACGCTGCCGTTCGTGGTGCGTACGGTGCAGCCGGTGCTGGCTGATATTCCCCGTGAAGTCGAAGAGGCCGCCGCCTGCCTCGGTGCCAAGCCGTGGCAGGTGTTCCGCCACATTCTCGTACCGGCGTTGCTGCCGGCCTGGTTGACCGGCTTCGCCCTGGCGTTTGCCCGTGGCGTGGGCGAGTACGGCTCGGTGATTTTCATCGCCGGCAACATGCCGATGAAAACCGAGATCCTGCCGCTGCTGATCATGGTCAAGCTTGATCAATACGACTACACCGGCGCCACCTCCATCGGCGTGCTGATGCTGGTGGTTTCCTTCGTCCTGTTGCTGCTGATCAACCTGCTGCAGCGGCGCATCGAAACCCCATAA
- a CDS encoding HDOD domain-containing protein, producing MTAVVLPAVPRVLIAEADPASRELLEQVLSGVRCDARVDTCGEGKQALELLANTPYDLVIADWELPGVDGLTILRGLRQQHRSPPLPFILMSRRNDSASVREVLPLAPMAYLTKPLNREDLTQRLQGLLVGGGEEIANDAPVPGPGLTLAAFLERRRDMSEGAPLMTDVQVAVKRSLNPGGLDLKLFEEELRTDPQITAVLIAAANSAAQQQGGSPVQTVARALHQLGSGQSTNLVLGLTLKRCARLSVPCLADYAQRYWELSLHTAEYARILARLLDLEPERCYCAGLLHRLGDLALLRCLEEWKQAGGELDELEEIGHLLDRYGASFGSALRTRWRLPLELRELIAAAYSLGGGVYSREALVMNMAGQMAHLTEHEGLEELARGRTARLLKIGLPELMRLRRK from the coding sequence ATGACCGCTGTGGTTTTACCGGCTGTACCGCGTGTACTGATCGCCGAGGCTGATCCGGCGTCCCGTGAGCTGCTTGAACAGGTGTTGTCGGGTGTGCGCTGCGATGCCCGGGTGGATACGTGTGGCGAGGGCAAACAGGCGTTGGAGCTGCTGGCGAACACCCCCTATGACCTGGTGATCGCCGATTGGGAGCTGCCAGGTGTCGATGGCCTGACGATCTTGCGCGGCCTTCGCCAGCAGCATCGCAGCCCGCCGTTGCCGTTCATCCTGATGAGTCGGCGCAATGACAGTGCCAGTGTTCGTGAAGTCCTGCCGCTGGCGCCGATGGCCTATTTGACCAAGCCCCTGAATCGGGAAGACTTGACCCAGCGTTTGCAGGGTTTGCTGGTGGGGGGCGGTGAAGAAATCGCCAACGACGCGCCGGTCCCGGGCCCTGGGTTGACCCTGGCAGCCTTTCTGGAGCGGCGGCGTGATATGTCCGAAGGTGCGCCGCTGATGACCGATGTGCAGGTGGCGGTCAAACGCAGCCTCAACCCCGGCGGCCTGGACCTGAAGCTGTTTGAAGAGGAGTTGCGCACCGACCCGCAAATCACCGCGGTGCTGATCGCGGCGGCCAACAGTGCCGCCCAGCAGCAGGGGGGCAGTCCGGTGCAGACCGTGGCCCGAGCGCTGCACCAGCTCGGCAGCGGGCAGAGCACGAACCTGGTCCTCGGCCTGACCCTCAAGCGCTGCGCCCGGCTCAGTGTCCCGTGCCTGGCGGACTATGCCCAGCGTTACTGGGAGTTGTCGCTGCATACCGCCGAGTACGCGCGAATCTTGGCGCGGTTGCTGGATCTGGAACCGGAGCGCTGTTATTGCGCCGGGCTGTTGCATCGGCTCGGCGACCTGGCGCTGCTGCGTTGTCTGGAAGAATGGAAGCAGGCCGGTGGCGAGCTGGATGAGCTGGAGGAAATCGGGCATTTGCTCGATCGATACGGCGCCAGCTTCGGTTCGGCACTGCGCACCCGCTGGCGCCTGCCGCTGGAGCTGAGAGAGTTGATCGCGGCGGCCTATAGCCTGGGTGGTGGGGTTTATTCCCGTGAGGCACTGGTCATGAACATGGCCGGGCAGATGGCCCATCTGACTGAGCATGAAGGGCTTGAGGAGTTGGCCCGTGGCCGTACGGCACGCTTGCTGAAAATCGGATTGCCGGAGCTGATGCGGTTGCGCCGCAAGTAG